One Lysinibacillus sp. OF-1 DNA segment encodes these proteins:
- a CDS encoding sensor histidine kinase, whose protein sequence is MKKIATRIWLLIFAFLIITVVFMYVLTNFLYQRLYVQDTEETMVEVGLKLQTMYDNGKVTDEFIADIEQFNDYSNLNIFAVRNPRELSACVPFDIDYETLIGPEERQKLLAGKYVQKIGYEPRFDRQLISVVIPLVDQNRLEGIIYIYFPLAKISELANSGVILLFISAFIFLVVASYLIYKGIRHIMRPLNDLQLAVEQMSYGNYETRVPVNSRDEIGKLSSTFNKMAEAIQQEDEAQKTFLATVSHELRTPISYVKGYSEAMQNGIITESQKEDTIQLIVREANRMERLTNELLQLARTENEQTNLVLYPIPLGETLREVQKILTHQADKKNITLHVDVDDALIIEADEVKLKQIFINIIENAINYSYENSKVEIVAVEKTGSAQITIKDYGIGIPSEDLSHVTERFYRVNKARSRADGGSGLGLSIVEQLLKQLQGSLEIESVVEKGTTVKIRLPLMED, encoded by the coding sequence ATGAAAAAGATTGCCACTCGCATTTGGTTGTTAATTTTTGCATTTTTAATCATTACCGTTGTCTTTATGTATGTTCTCACAAACTTTTTGTATCAACGTTTATATGTACAAGATACAGAAGAGACAATGGTCGAAGTTGGCTTGAAGCTACAGACCATGTATGACAATGGGAAGGTGACGGATGAATTTATTGCAGATATTGAACAATTTAATGATTACTCAAATTTAAATATATTTGCGGTAAGGAATCCACGTGAGTTAAGTGCCTGTGTTCCATTTGATATAGATTATGAGACCCTGATTGGCCCTGAGGAAAGACAGAAATTATTAGCAGGAAAATATGTGCAAAAAATTGGATATGAGCCACGGTTTGATCGACAACTTATTTCCGTAGTTATACCGCTCGTTGATCAAAATCGATTAGAGGGTATCATTTATATTTATTTCCCATTAGCCAAAATTAGTGAGTTAGCTAATAGTGGCGTGATTTTGTTGTTTATTAGTGCTTTCATATTTTTAGTAGTGGCTAGCTATTTGATTTATAAAGGTATCCGGCACATTATGCGACCATTAAACGATTTACAACTTGCAGTGGAACAGATGTCCTATGGGAATTATGAGACACGTGTGCCTGTCAATTCACGAGATGAAATTGGTAAATTATCTAGTACCTTTAATAAAATGGCAGAGGCCATTCAGCAGGAGGATGAAGCACAAAAAACGTTTCTAGCAACCGTTTCGCATGAATTACGCACACCTATAAGCTATGTAAAAGGCTATAGCGAGGCTATGCAAAATGGCATCATTACAGAAAGTCAAAAAGAAGATACCATACAGTTGATCGTCCGTGAGGCGAATCGAATGGAGCGGTTAACAAACGAATTACTTCAACTGGCAAGAACAGAAAATGAACAAACCAATTTAGTTTTATACCCTATTCCACTAGGAGAGACATTGCGAGAGGTTCAAAAAATCCTAACACATCAAGCAGATAAAAAGAACATAACATTACATGTAGATGTAGATGATGCGCTCATTATTGAAGCGGATGAAGTAAAGCTAAAGCAAATCTTTATTAATATTATTGAAAATGCAATTAATTACTCGTATGAAAATTCTAAGGTGGAAATTGTTGCTGTTGAAAAGACTGGCAGTGCACAAATTACAATCAAGGATTATGGAATCGGTATTCCATCCGAGGATTTATCACATGTCACAGAGCGATTTTATCGTGTTAACAAAGCACGGAGTCGTGCAGACGGTGGTAGTGGATTAGGGTTATCCATTGTTGAACAGTTATTAAAGCAGTTACAGGGATCGTTAGAAATTGAAAGTGTTGTTGAAAAAGGCACAACCGTTAAAATCCGGTTGCCATTAATGGAGGATTAA
- a CDS encoding response regulator transcription factor, with protein MTTVLIVDDEQDMRNLIEMMLNNSDIETFTAASGTEAYDVIVRENIDLVLLDVMMPHEDGFVVCQSIRAMSNVPIIFLTARDANEDKVKGLTLGGDDYIVKPFTHDELVARIYAVLRRSGANITELQQKYVIIGPIKIDEIARKVSVDGKSIPLTLKEFELLHLFMKNPGNAYTREQLLERIWDIDYVGGTRTVDTHIKTLRIKLGKDAAAHIQTVWGVGYRFDPGE; from the coding sequence ATGACAACTGTGTTAATAGTTGATGATGAGCAGGATATGCGTAATTTAATTGAGATGATGCTAAATAATTCGGATATAGAGACATTTACTGCCGCAAGTGGTACTGAGGCTTATGATGTGATAGTACGTGAAAATATTGATTTAGTATTACTTGATGTGATGATGCCCCATGAAGATGGCTTTGTCGTTTGTCAAAGTATTCGTGCTATGTCCAATGTACCGATTATTTTCCTGACAGCACGTGATGCCAATGAGGACAAGGTGAAAGGTCTTACACTTGGTGGAGATGACTATATTGTTAAGCCTTTTACACATGACGAACTAGTGGCGAGAATTTATGCTGTATTAAGAAGAAGTGGCGCGAATATTACAGAGCTACAGCAAAAGTACGTGATTATTGGTCCTATTAAAATAGACGAAATTGCACGTAAAGTATCTGTTGATGGAAAGAGTATTCCGCTTACCTTAAAGGAATTTGAGCTATTGCACTTATTTATGAAAAATCCGGGAAATGCCTATACGAGAGAGCAATTACTAGAGCGTATTTGGGATATTGATTATGTAGGAGGCACACGCACGGTCGATACACATATTAAAACTTTACGAATTAAGCTTGGAAAGGATGCGGCTGCGCATATTCAAACCGTTTGGGGAGTGGGCTATCGCTTTGATCCTGGCGAATGA
- a CDS encoding YncE family protein — protein MIKLKKWAFFIFSLLQIIWLAGCTEKSYEPIERDRNFIASLNIQEPSLDFIDEDGNVFVTWSFDKAYSGAILLGNDQILLYGHQLNNIDVYTLSTGEKRYSKKVEIGTTNVYYDDNIKQFFITNSKTNTVTSFDQKGDELVRQQLGNYPMSMASYKDKLYVINFKDTKLSVLNMKDLTIEQEWPIQKSAHGIAILEETHELWVGGHGEGSKPNSSVKKYDLTTGHLNGEIDMPLMPVGLKKTKDAVLVVSHGHNELYVADFDGHIKWHQEVGANPFVVNQFKDYIVVAGYDDHTLYFIKGDQKEKTVDVGKGAFQLLVREEQ, from the coding sequence GTGATAAAGTTGAAAAAATGGGCATTCTTCATTTTTTCGTTACTACAAATTATATGGTTAGCAGGTTGTACTGAAAAATCATATGAACCCATTGAAAGGGATCGGAATTTTATAGCTTCGTTAAACATACAAGAACCATCATTAGATTTTATTGATGAAGATGGCAATGTATTTGTTACTTGGTCATTTGATAAAGCTTATTCTGGGGCAATACTGTTAGGGAATGACCAAATCTTATTGTATGGACACCAATTAAATAATATCGACGTCTATACATTATCGACCGGAGAAAAGCGCTATTCCAAAAAAGTAGAGATCGGTACAACGAATGTGTACTATGATGACAACATTAAGCAATTTTTTATAACGAATAGTAAAACGAATACGGTGACAAGCTTTGATCAAAAGGGAGATGAACTAGTCAGACAACAACTTGGCAATTATCCTATGTCAATGGCATCGTATAAAGATAAACTGTATGTTATTAATTTTAAAGATACAAAATTATCAGTGTTAAACATGAAGGATTTGACCATTGAACAAGAGTGGCCAATTCAAAAATCCGCACATGGCATAGCTATTTTAGAAGAGACACATGAGCTATGGGTAGGTGGGCATGGGGAAGGAAGTAAGCCCAACAGCTCCGTTAAAAAATATGATTTGACTACTGGCCATCTGAACGGAGAGATTGATATGCCTTTAATGCCAGTAGGGTTAAAAAAGACCAAGGATGCCGTTCTTGTTGTAAGTCATGGTCACAATGAGTTGTATGTTGCTGATTTTGATGGCCATATTAAATGGCACCAAGAGGTTGGTGCAAATCCCTTTGTAGTGAACCAGTTTAAAGACTATATTGTTGTCGCTGGTTATGACGATCACACATTGTACTTTATAAAGGGTGATCAGAAGGAAAAAACAGTTGATGTAGGGAAAGGTGCTTTTCAACTGTTAGTAAGGGAGGAACAATGA
- a CDS encoding glycosyltransferase family 2 protein, whose translation MISISLCMIVKNEEDVIGRCLESVKDIVDEINIIDTGSTDSTKQVVAQFTDRIFDFKWIHHFAAARNFSFQQATKQYILWLDADDVFLEEDQEKLKSLKASLTSDIDAVSMNYHLSYDHEGNVDALIRRYRLVKREKHFQWIGAVHEYLEVGGVLFDSDIAVSHLPLTHDHSRNITIYKQLIEAGETLTPRDTFYFANELLDHGQFEDAIYYYELFLTSKLGWVEDNIRACFKLADCYSNLDDRENNFSAILRSFEYDVPRPEACCRLGYHFMEQFRNYEAIFWYEQALVIKQNPNAPFQNKSFSTWLPHLQLCVLFDRLQQYELANTHNELASSFIPNDPKILHNKEYFNRILTIDQNDS comes from the coding sequence GTGATTTCCATTAGCTTATGTATGATTGTAAAAAATGAAGAAGATGTTATTGGTCGATGTCTTGAGTCCGTCAAAGATATAGTGGATGAAATTAATATTATTGACACTGGTTCAACCGATAGTACAAAACAAGTGGTTGCACAATTTACAGACCGAATTTTTGATTTTAAATGGATACATCATTTTGCAGCGGCACGAAACTTTTCCTTTCAACAAGCAACAAAGCAATACATCCTCTGGCTAGACGCAGATGATGTTTTTTTAGAGGAAGATCAAGAAAAATTGAAGTCGCTCAAAGCCTCTCTAACCTCTGATATAGATGCCGTGTCCATGAATTATCATCTAAGCTATGATCATGAGGGAAATGTGGACGCCTTAATAAGGAGATATCGCCTTGTAAAAAGAGAAAAGCATTTTCAATGGATCGGTGCAGTTCATGAATATTTAGAAGTAGGGGGCGTGCTGTTTGATAGTGATATAGCCGTTAGCCATTTACCATTAACACATGATCACTCACGTAATATTACGATTTATAAGCAACTTATTGAAGCAGGAGAAACACTAACACCGCGAGATACATTTTATTTTGCTAATGAATTACTAGATCATGGTCAGTTTGAGGATGCCATTTACTATTACGAATTATTTTTAACCTCAAAGTTAGGCTGGGTAGAAGATAATATTCGCGCCTGTTTTAAATTAGCAGATTGCTATTCCAATTTAGACGATAGAGAAAACAACTTCAGTGCTATTTTACGAAGCTTTGAATACGATGTCCCCCGCCCCGAAGCCTGCTGTCGCCTTGGCTACCACTTCATGGAACAATTCAGGAATTACGAAGCTATTTTTTGGTACGAACAAGCACTGGTAATTAAACAAAATCCAAACGCTCCTTTTCAAAATAAAAGCTTTTCAACATGGCTCCCACACTTGCAGCTGTGCGTACTTTTCGACCGTTTACAGCAATACGAACTAGCAAATACCCATAATGAGCTAGCCAGCTCCTTCATTCCAAATGATCCAAAAATTTTACACAATAAAGAATATTTCAATCGTATTTTAACAATCGATCAAAATGACTCTTAG
- a CDS encoding beta strand repeat-containing protein, whose amino-acid sequence MHFGKFIDRVCTKCHSYPCCCKTGPIPSCPIWPVKPTGPTGGITGPTGSTGVTGPTGVTGATGVTGATGATGVTGATGATGATGDIGPTGVTGVTGATGVTGSTGDIGPTGVTGVTGPTGVTGATGATGDIGSTGVTGATGVTGPTGDVGPTGATGITGATGSTGVTGPTGDIGPTGVTGPTGVTGSTGVTGSTGVTGSTGVTGATGVTGATGVTGATGLTGSTGDIGPTGVTGSTGVTGATGVTGATGLTGATGSTGDIGPTGVTGPTGATGDIGPTGITGPTGATGDIGPTGVTGPTGATGDIGPTGITGATGDIGPTGVTGATGVTGSTGDIGPTGVTGATGDVGPTGVTGSTGVTGPTGDIGPTGVTGATGVTGPTGDIGPTGVTGVTGATGTAGVTGPTGATGDIGPTGVTGPTGATGVTGATGVTGATGVTGVTGSTGATGVTGVTGPTGATGSTGDIGPTGVTGSTGVTGSTGVTGATGVTGATGDIGPTGITGATGDIGPTGVTGATGDIGPTGVTGATGDIGPTGVTGATGDVGPTGITGATGDIGPTGITGATGDIGPTGVTGATGVTGPTGDIGPTGVTGATGTAGVTGPTGVTGPTGVTGPTGATGDIGPTGVTGPTGVTGVTGATGVTGVTGVTGVTGPTGVTGATGVTGPTGVTGPTGPAFTEGFSAFKNTLAVNASTSITNWSVASPYFTTPAFNPTTGIFTVPTTGRYSFEATINYSTTAAISVTLGGGINPSFAIRQNTTTNLISGLFPVLNVNVALILTLRAVLGNGTVTLAGEVQLNAGDTIDLFYEANGLTIGLTLGGANSGGIVWSCHRIS is encoded by the coding sequence ATGCATTTTGGAAAATTTATAGATAGAGTTTGCACTAAGTGTCATTCCTACCCTTGTTGTTGCAAAACTGGACCTATTCCCAGTTGTCCAATTTGGCCTGTAAAACCTACAGGACCTACTGGGGGGATAACTGGACCTACAGGTAGTACTGGGGTTACTGGCCCTACTGGCGTTACCGGGGCTACTGGCGTTACTGGGGCTACTGGCGCTACTGGCGTTACTGGGGCTACTGGCGCTACTGGCGCTACTGGAGATATCGGACCTACCGGGGTTACTGGGGTTACTGGGGCTACTGGCGTTACCGGCTCTACTGGAGATATCGGGCCTACCGGGGTTACTGGCGTTACCGGGCCTACCGGGGTTACTGGGGCTACTGGGGCTACTGGGGATATTGGATCTACTGGTGTTACGGGTGCTACTGGAGTTACTGGCCCTACTGGAGATGTTGGACCTACTGGAGCTACGGGCATTACTGGCGCTACTGGTTCTACTGGGGTTACTGGCCCTACTGGAGATATCGGGCCTACCGGGGTTACTGGACCTACTGGCGTTACCGGCTCTACTGGCGTTACCGGCTCTACTGGCGTTACCGGCTCTACTGGCGTTACCGGGGCTACTGGCGTTACCGGGGCTACCGGGGTGACCGGAGCTACGGGCCTTACTGGCTCTACTGGAGATATCGGACCTACCGGGGTTACTGGCTCTACTGGCGTTACCGGGGCTACTGGCGTTACCGGAGCTACGGGCCTTACTGGGGCTACTGGCTCTACTGGAGATATCGGACCTACCGGGGTTACTGGACCTACTGGTGCTACTGGGGATATCGGACCTACCGGGATTACTGGACCTACTGGTGCTACTGGGGATATCGGACCTACCGGGGTTACTGGACCTACTGGCGCTACTGGGGATATCGGGCCTACTGGTATAACTGGTGCTACTGGGGATATCGGGCCTACTGGCGTTACTGGAGCTACTGGGGTTACTGGCTCTACTGGGGATATTGGACCTACCGGGGTTACTGGTGCTACTGGGGATGTCGGACCTACCGGGGTTACTGGCTCTACTGGGGTTACAGGGCCTACTGGAGATATCGGACCTACCGGGGTTACCGGCGCTACTGGCGTTACAGGGCCTACTGGAGATATCGGGCCTACCGGGGTTACCGGGGTTACCGGCGCTACTGGTACTGCTGGCGTTACTGGACCTACTGGTGCTACTGGAGATATTGGACCTACCGGTGTTACTGGACCTACTGGTGCTACTGGTGTTACTGGAGCTACTGGGGTTACCGGAGCTACGGGCGTTACTGGGGTTACTGGCTCTACTGGCGCTACTGGCGTTACCGGCGTTACTGGACCTACTGGTGCTACTGGCTCTACTGGGGATATCGGACCTACTGGCGTTACTGGTTCTACTGGGGTTACTGGCTCTACTGGCGTTACCGGAGCTACTGGCGTTACTGGAGCTACTGGGGATATCGGGCCTACTGGTATAACTGGAGCTACTGGGGATATCGGGCCTACTGGGGTTACTGGCGCTACTGGGGATATCGGACCTACCGGGGTTACCGGCGCTACTGGGGATATCGGGCCTACTGGGGTTACTGGCGCTACTGGGGATGTCGGACCTACTGGTATAACTGGAGCTACTGGGGATATCGGGCCTACTGGTATAACTGGAGCTACTGGGGATATCGGGCCTACTGGGGTTACTGGAGCTACTGGGGTTACAGGGCCTACTGGAGATATCGGGCCTACCGGGGTTACAGGCGCTACTGGTACTGCTGGCGTTACTGGACCTACTGGGGTTACAGGGCCTACTGGCGTTACTGGACCTACTGGAGCTACTGGAGATATTGGACCTACCGGTGTAACTGGACCTACTGGGGTTACTGGGGTTACCGGAGCTACGGGCGTTACTGGCGTTACTGGCGTTACTGGGGTTACCGGACCTACTGGGGTTACTGGAGCTACTGGGGTTACCGGACCTACTGGGGTTACTGGACCTACTGGACCAGCGTTTACAGAAGGATTCTCTGCATTTAAAAATACTTTAGCTGTTAATGCTTCTACCTCCATCACTAACTGGAGTGTAGCATCACCTTACTTTACAACGCCTGCTTTCAATCCAACAACTGGAATATTCACTGTACCAACTACAGGTAGATATTCCTTTGAAGCGACCATTAACTACTCTACTACAGCGGCTATTAGTGTCACTTTAGGGGGTGGAATAAACCCTTCATTTGCAATACGACAAAATACTACTACGAATTTAATCAGTGGCTTATTCCCTGTATTAAACGTAAACGTCGCGCTCATATTAACATTGCGTGCGGTTCTTGGAAATGGAACGGTAACTTTGGCAGGAGAAGTACAATTAAACGCTGGAGACACTATCGATCTGTTCTATGAAGCCAATGGTTTGACAATCGGTCTTACACTAGGTGGTGCTAACTCTGGTGGTATCGTTTGGTCATGTCATCGAATTTCTTAG
- the hemY gene encoding protoporphyrinogen oxidase, giving the protein MMLVTQKRRKVVVVGGGITGLTAAFYMQKEAGAKGLPLDIVLVESSLRLGGKIQTLRKDGFIIERGPESFFDRENYVNDLAKDLGIEQKLLTSNAGPTYVAVGSQLYPIPSHLLSGETPHISSFIASGLFSLSGKVRAAGDFFIPRSAQDDDQPLGAFFRRRFGSEIVENLVEPLLAGTFAGDIEQLSMSSTFPQLYSLEQKYRSLLIGMKKSGTNFLSNHHIDENKGIFQTFSNGLETLIESIEESLLPGTVMKGVKVEEIEHGKDGSVQVMLNNFSHIKADAVIIATPFNMAEKMFSKHNLLHELGTMKAATIATVTMAFKKDQLGDLDALSFYVSRNSDFSITSCTWMNRKWLATTPDDYVLLRSYIGRVGDEAIVALSDTEIEKTVLQDLKKTIGIDGDPLTTVVTRWKNAMPQYTVGHEAKVQRIKQELQEHFPNVKLAGSSFEGISIPECVQQGKHVADEVLMEMFK; this is encoded by the coding sequence ATGATGTTGGTGACTCAGAAAAGACGAAAGGTAGTTGTCGTAGGCGGTGGCATTACTGGCCTTACAGCCGCATTCTATATGCAAAAAGAAGCAGGCGCAAAAGGATTGCCATTAGATATCGTACTTGTCGAGTCGTCATTACGTCTTGGCGGAAAAATTCAGACCTTAAGAAAAGATGGTTTTATTATTGAGCGTGGGCCAGAATCTTTTTTTGATCGTGAAAATTATGTTAATGATTTAGCAAAGGATCTCGGGATTGAACAGAAATTATTGACAAGCAATGCAGGGCCTACTTATGTTGCTGTTGGTAGTCAGTTATATCCAATACCTAGTCATCTCTTGTCAGGAGAGACACCACATATCTCATCCTTTATAGCATCAGGTCTGTTTTCACTTAGCGGTAAAGTTCGTGCGGCTGGGGATTTTTTCATCCCTCGTTCTGCACAAGATGACGATCAGCCGTTAGGCGCGTTTTTTAGAAGAAGATTTGGTTCTGAAATAGTAGAAAATCTAGTAGAACCATTACTAGCAGGAACATTTGCAGGGGATATTGAGCAATTAAGTATGAGCTCGACTTTCCCGCAGCTTTATAGTTTAGAGCAAAAATATCGGAGTTTGTTGATTGGCATGAAAAAGTCAGGAACAAATTTCTTAAGCAATCATCATATTGATGAAAACAAAGGGATTTTTCAAACCTTTAGTAATGGTCTTGAAACACTCATTGAAAGTATAGAAGAATCACTACTTCCTGGGACAGTCATGAAGGGTGTCAAAGTAGAAGAAATAGAGCATGGCAAAGATGGATCAGTTCAAGTAATGCTCAATAATTTCTCACATATAAAAGCAGATGCTGTTATTATTGCTACTCCCTTTAATATGGCAGAAAAAATGTTTAGTAAGCATAATCTGTTACATGAATTGGGAACAATGAAGGCTGCAACGATTGCAACCGTTACAATGGCCTTTAAAAAGGATCAACTTGGTGATCTAGATGCCCTTTCATTTTATGTCTCTCGAAATAGTGATTTTTCAATCACTTCTTGTACATGGATGAACAGAAAATGGCTAGCTACCACACCAGACGATTATGTACTATTACGTAGTTATATTGGGCGAGTGGGAGATGAAGCGATTGTGGCACTATCTGATACTGAAATCGAAAAAACGGTGCTACAGGATTTAAAGAAAACGATTGGCATAGATGGGGACCCTCTAACGACAGTGGTTACACGTTGGAAAAATGCGATGCCTCAATATACAGTTGGACATGAGGCGAAAGTTCAACGTATAAAGCAGGAATTACAAGAACATTTTCCAAATGTCAAGCTTGCAGGAAGCTCATTTGAGGGAATATCAATTCCAGAATGTGTGCAGCAAGGTAAACATGTTGCAGATGAAGTATTAATGGAAATGTTTAAATAA
- the hemH gene encoding ferrochelatase, which yields MKEVKGLLVMAYGTPYKEEDIEPYYTHIRHGRKPSAEHLEDLRSRYEAIGGLSPLAAATQAQAEALCARLNEVQDAVEYKLFIGLKHIHPFIEDAVEQMVAEGIKEAVSIVLAPHFSTFSIKSYNGRAEEAAGGRLTITSVESWYDEPKFIEYWEQQVNDTFNAMPQEERETACLIVSAHSLPEKIKNLGDPYEDQLIETARLIQAATGLKNVEVGWQSAGQTPEPWIGPDVQDLTRELFEEKGFRSFVYTPVGFVTEHLEVLYDNDFECKVVCDELGAKYYRPAMPNTHPLFIDAMVDAIHKKLS from the coding sequence ATGAAAGAAGTTAAAGGCTTATTGGTAATGGCATACGGAACACCTTATAAAGAAGAAGATATCGAACCTTACTATACGCATATTCGTCATGGACGTAAACCTTCGGCAGAGCACTTAGAGGATTTACGTAGCCGCTATGAAGCTATCGGTGGTTTATCTCCATTAGCTGCGGCGACACAAGCACAAGCTGAAGCCCTATGTGCACGTTTAAATGAGGTGCAGGATGCTGTAGAATATAAATTGTTTATTGGCTTAAAACATATTCATCCATTTATTGAAGATGCAGTAGAGCAAATGGTGGCAGAGGGCATAAAAGAAGCGGTTTCTATTGTTCTAGCCCCTCATTTCTCTACGTTCTCTATTAAGTCTTATAACGGTCGTGCGGAAGAGGCAGCAGGAGGTCGCTTAACGATTACTTCTGTAGAATCTTGGTATGATGAGCCGAAATTCATTGAGTATTGGGAACAACAAGTAAATGATACATTTAATGCAATGCCACAAGAAGAACGTGAAACAGCTTGTTTAATTGTGTCAGCACATTCATTGCCTGAAAAAATTAAAAACTTGGGCGATCCGTATGAAGATCAATTAATTGAAACAGCACGTCTTATTCAAGCTGCGACAGGTCTAAAAAATGTAGAGGTTGGCTGGCAATCAGCAGGCCAAACACCAGAGCCTTGGATTGGCCCAGATGTTCAAGATTTAACACGTGAGCTATTTGAAGAAAAAGGCTTCCGTTCATTTGTTTATACACCAGTAGGTTTTGTAACAGAACATTTAGAAGTGTTATATGACAACGATTTTGAATGTAAAGTTGTTTGTGATGAACTTGGCGCAAAATACTATCGCCCAGCGATGCCAAATACACACCCATTATTTATTGATGCGATGGTAGATGCGATTCATAAAAAATTAAGCTAA
- the hemE gene encoding uroporphyrinogen decarboxylase, producing MTTFNDTLLRAARGERTAHTPVWYMRQAGRSQPEYRAIKEKYSLEEITHQPELCAYVTRLPVENYNVDAAILYKDIVTPLPGIGIDVKIKAGVGPVISNPIQSVADVEKLGEFNANEHTPFVLETIKILAEEQLNVPLIGFAGAPFTLASYMIEGGPSRNYNKTKSFMVSEPQAWFALMDKLADMIIADVTAQIKAGAKAIQVFDSWVGALNVEDYRVFIKPIMTRIFAELQKENVPLIQFGVGASHLAKEWNDLPIDVVGLDWRLPIKEARANGITKPVQGNLDPSLLLADWSVIEKRTKDIIEQGLEMPGHIFNLGHGVFPEVDPDILKRLTTLIHEYSAQQIQARS from the coding sequence ATGACAACTTTTAATGATACACTCCTGCGTGCTGCACGTGGAGAAAGGACAGCACACACGCCAGTATGGTATATGCGTCAGGCAGGACGTTCTCAGCCAGAATACCGTGCCATTAAAGAAAAATATTCCTTAGAGGAAATTACACATCAACCTGAGCTATGTGCATATGTCACTCGTCTACCTGTAGAAAATTATAATGTCGATGCAGCCATTCTATACAAAGATATTGTGACACCTCTTCCGGGGATTGGGATAGATGTAAAGATCAAAGCAGGCGTTGGTCCTGTTATTTCAAACCCTATCCAATCAGTAGCAGATGTAGAAAAATTAGGTGAATTCAATGCTAATGAGCATACACCGTTTGTATTAGAAACAATCAAGATATTGGCAGAAGAGCAATTGAATGTTCCTTTAATCGGTTTTGCTGGAGCACCATTTACACTTGCAAGCTACATGATTGAAGGCGGCCCTTCAAGAAACTATAATAAAACAAAATCATTTATGGTATCAGAGCCACAAGCTTGGTTTGCATTAATGGATAAACTAGCTGACATGATTATTGCAGATGTAACTGCTCAAATTAAAGCTGGTGCAAAGGCAATCCAAGTATTTGATTCTTGGGTAGGAGCCTTAAATGTTGAGGATTATCGTGTATTTATTAAACCAATTATGACTCGTATTTTTGCAGAGCTGCAAAAAGAAAATGTGCCACTCATTCAATTCGGTGTCGGTGCGAGCCATTTAGCAAAGGAATGGAATGATTTACCGATTGATGTTGTAGGCTTAGACTGGCGTTTGCCAATAAAAGAAGCGCGTGCGAATGGTATTACAAAACCGGTACAGGGTAACTTAGATCCATCCCTTTTATTAGCAGATTGGTCAGTCATTGAGAAACGAACAAAAGATATTATTGAACAAGGTTTAGAAATGCCAGGTCATATCTTTAACCTAGGACATGGTGTTTTCCCAGAGGTTGACCCAGATATCTTAAAACGTCTCACTACACTTATTCATGAATACAGTGCACAACAAATTCAAGCTCGTTCTTAA
- a CDS encoding antibiotic biosynthesis monooxygenase family protein codes for MYIYLTSGTGDFLEQVKNKYPNEHMILIHGDGNSVLIHETEGKTVFATPRKFEVLDSVNELEERGFFVFNNIPVTDEGRPVFEHRFLERSRAIENEPGFVAFRLLRPIKSDTYIVMTQWNGPHSFEAWKSSRAFESAHAKRDDSSGVSQQNIFSAASYVTTYSAMPNEDTE; via the coding sequence ATGTATATTTATTTAACTTCTGGCACTGGTGATTTTTTAGAACAGGTAAAAAATAAGTATCCAAATGAGCATATGATTTTAATTCATGGGGATGGAAACTCTGTACTGATTCATGAGACAGAAGGAAAGACAGTTTTTGCGACACCACGTAAATTTGAGGTACTGGATTCAGTAAATGAATTAGAGGAACGAGGCTTCTTTGTATTTAATAATATTCCTGTGACAGATGAAGGACGACCTGTTTTCGAACACCGCTTTTTAGAGCGTTCACGCGCCATTGAAAATGAGCCTGGCTTTGTGGCGTTCCGTTTATTACGTCCGATCAAGAGTGATACTTACATTGTCATGACGCAGTGGAATGGACCACATTCATTTGAAGCATGGAAGAGCTCTAGAGCCTTTGAATCTGCACATGCTAAAAGAGATGATTCATCAGGTGTAAGCCAGCAAAATATCTTTTCAGCAGCTTCTTATGTAACAACTTATAGTGCTATGCCAAATGAGGATACAGAATAG